The genomic stretch CACTGTGTCTTCATCTAGTTTTAAATCAGCTAGAATTTCAGCCACTTCTAGCGGGTGAGAAATATATGGTTCTCCGGAAGCGCGTTTTTGGCTACCGTGAGATTTCTTTGCAAATTGAAAGGCAAGTTCCAGACGCTCTTTATTTACATTGGGGCTGTAGGTACTTACCTGATCGACAAGAGCAGTGTCATTCATTTTGTTTTGTTCTAATCCAAAGAGTTATGCAAAAAATTTTCTTATATTTAGTTTACGTAAAGCTGACGCATTAAGCCACTCTTAAACCAAATTTTTAGCAAAAAAAAACCTCCACATAAAATGTGAAGGTTTTTATTAATTCGAATTTTTAACTTATCGATTACGTGAACCGCCAGTTTCAGCTGGTGGTAAACTTTCAAGGCCGCGGAGCAGTTCTTCTTCTGTCATTGTATCGATATTTGTATCAAAGCCCTGATCATCTTGACCAATGATTACTGGTGAGCGGGTCTCTGTTGAAATAACTGGTGCTGCTTCAGCTTCTGGCTCATCCACTTCAACGTATTTTTGCATTGAGTGAATAAGGTCTTCTTTCATATCTTCAGGTGAGATGGTCTCAGACGCTATCTCTCTTAAAGCGACAACTGGATTTTTATCATTGTCGCGTTCAATTGTGATCGGTGATCCTGATGAAATTGACCGTGCGCGATGACCAGCTAACAATACCAGATCAAATCTGTTTGGTACTTTATCTACGCAATCTTCAACCGTTACACGTGCCATTTAAAAAACCTTTTTCATTAATATGAGTGTCTCTTATCTTAAATAAAGATGGTCTAAGTTATTCTGCGCTCATTATAAAATGATCCTATTCAGAAAACTAAAAAATGGCCCTTCCTGTTTTGAAAATCCAAAACTGGCCAAACCACTAATCAACTCATTTGAAGATAATATTGTATTTTCTCACAGATCTAACGATATATCAAGCTTTTCTAGTGATTTAACATCTAATGATGAGCAATATTGCTTCATGAGTATATCTGCGCTTTTTCTATATATTGGGTGGCGCCATTCAGGTGCTATCTCTTTTAAAGGCTGAAGCACGAACACTCTTTTGTGCATTTGCAGATGGGGGAGAGCTAAGGGAGATGTTTTCTCTGCCCCATAAGCCTTTCTTTTTGTTTCCTTTTTACTCCTAACGGGCCAGTTCATAATCTTTGATTTATAGTCAATGATGTCTATATCCAGAGGTCTTGGCCCCCAAAACAACCCACCAGAGCGGCCAGCCCCTCTTTCTAGTTGTTTTATTTTTTTTAACAACTTATTAGGGTGGTCCGTGCAATTACAAAGAGTAACAAGGTTATAAAAATCTGGTTGATAAGTGGCGCCAACAGCTTCTGAGGAATAAACAGACGATATTTTTAAGAATTCTAGGTTGAATTCTCTCAATTCTTTAATTGCAGAAGTTATGGAATTAATTGGTTCGCCATATTTACCACATATATTTGAACCAAAAGCTAATATTACATACGACATCAATAAAACTCTTACAATAAACAAAAGATTAAATGTTTTTTATTTATAAATCTGATAAATCAATTCTAATTGGCTTAGTTTTCCTGATTAAGTCACATTTTAATCTGATAACTGCCATTCTATACAGTCAAGGATCTGGCCAATGAAATTTTATCCAGCAGAACGCACCGCCCTTTTTGTAGATGGCTCAAATTTATATGCAACCGCAAAAGCTCTTTCTTTTGAGATTGACTATAGTCGTTTGCTTTATCTGTTTCGCTCACGTTGCCAACTTGTTAGAGCGTTATACTATACTGCGATTGCTGAAGAACAGGAATATTCATCTGTTCGCCCACTTGTTGATTGGCTCGATTATAACGGCTATACAGTTATTACTAAGCCGATAAAAGAATATGCTGATGGAACCGGCCGCCGAAAAGTTAAAGGGAATATGGATATTGAGCTTGCTGTTGATGCAATGGAATTGGCTGAATATTTAGACCATATTATTCTCTTTACTGGCGATGGTGACTTTCGCTCACTGGTTGAGGCTCTTCAACATAAAGGCAAACGAGTGAGTGTTGTTTCGACCTTAGAGACACAACCTCCGATGATTGCGGATGAGTTGCGCCGGCAGTCTGATCAATTTATTGAATTATCTCTTCTCGAATCTCAAATATGCCGCACAGAGAAAACTGATATTGAGCCAGAATGGGAAGCCCCTTTGCAAGATATCAATGAGAGTTTAAACTATGATAATGACTAAGCTCAACTAGACCTTTAAGCACTTAGAACTTTTTAGTTTGAAGGTTGTTTTTTTGAGCGATTTATTAATCATGGATCTATAAATTTGACACATCAAACCATTGCAGAGCCTCAAGCTGATTGCTCACTTTGCCCGCGCCTCACTTCATTTCGTCATGAGAATCAAGAGCTCTATCCGTACATGTTTAACGGGGCTGTTCCTTCTTTTGGGACAGAAAACGCTTCGCTTTTAATTGTGGGACTTGCGCCTGGGTTAAAAGGTGCCAATCAAACAGGTCGTCCTTTTACTGGTGACTATGCTGGTGATTTGCTTTATGCCACTCTTCTAAAATATGGTTTCGCTACGGGAAAATATTTAGCTACACCTGATGATGGGCTTAAGTTAAAGAAGGCCATGATTACCAATGCGGTTCGCTGTGTCCCTCCGCAGAACAAACCGATTGGGGAAGAGATCAAAACATGCCGCACTTTTCTAAGGAATAGAATTGATCAACTTCCCAAGCTAAAACTTATGATTGTTTTAGGACGCATTGCACATGAGAGTGTTGTGGCAACGGTTGGAGGAAAACAAAAAGATTTTAAGTTCTCTCATGGTGGCCTACATGACTTGCCGACCGGCCACAAGATGTTAGATAGTTATCATTGCTCTCGCTACAACACGAACACTGGGCGGTTAACCACTGAGATGTTTGAAGATGTTTTTGAAACGGCTAAAACTTTTCTGACAAAATAATAGCGCTCAGATACTGAGAGCTATTATTTTGATTATTCGACCTTCTTAGAAAATAAAATTATCTTCTGTTAAGGTGGCCATATTTAAGTTTTGTAGAGTTATGCTGTCACCTCCCTCACCGTTCATTGTGTAAATCACAGTGTCTTGGCCGACCTGCTCCATGTACCGATCTCCTTCTGTAAAGAGATCATTGAAATTGCGAACTTCGGTATCAGACAGATCAATAAGATCAAGACCAATTTCAAAATCGGCAATCGTATCCTGACCATGAGAGAGACCATTACGCCCGTCGTCATTATTAAAGACAAATGTATCTTCTCCGCCAGCACCGATTAGGAAGTCATCTCCTTCTTGACCATTTAGTATGTCATTGCCGGCGTTGCCATTGAGGGTATTGCTTTTGTCATCTCCTACTATTCGATCATCACCACTTGAGCCAATGATATTCTCAACGAAAGTTAATGTATCTCTATCGCCGAACAAGTCATAGGCAAAGCCTTGATCTAATTGTACATTTATACCGTCTTCTGTCGTTCTATTCCCGTTGGTGGAGTAATCATCGTAAACGGCTGT from Hyphomicrobiales bacterium 4NK60-0047b encodes the following:
- the rpoZ gene encoding DNA-directed RNA polymerase subunit omega is translated as MARVTVEDCVDKVPNRFDLVLLAGHRARSISSGSPITIERDNDKNPVVALREIASETISPEDMKEDLIHSMQKYVEVDEPEAEAAPVISTETRSPVIIGQDDQGFDTNIDTMTEEELLRGLESLPPAETGGSRNR
- the folK gene encoding 2-amino-4-hydroxy-6-hydroxymethyldihydropteridine diphosphokinase, which encodes MSYVILAFGSNICGKYGEPINSITSAIKELREFNLEFLKISSVYSSEAVGATYQPDFYNLVTLCNCTDHPNKLLKKIKQLERGAGRSGGLFWGPRPLDIDIIDYKSKIMNWPVRSKKETKRKAYGAEKTSPLALPHLQMHKRVFVLQPLKEIAPEWRHPIYRKSADILMKQYCSSLDVKSLEKLDISLDL
- a CDS encoding NYN domain-containing protein, with translation MKFYPAERTALFVDGSNLYATAKALSFEIDYSRLLYLFRSRCQLVRALYYTAIAEEQEYSSVRPLVDWLDYNGYTVITKPIKEYADGTGRRKVKGNMDIELAVDAMELAEYLDHIILFTGDGDFRSLVEALQHKGKRVSVVSTLETQPPMIADELRRQSDQFIELSLLESQICRTEKTDIEPEWEAPLQDINESLNYDND
- a CDS encoding uracil-DNA glycosylase produces the protein MFNGAVPSFGTENASLLIVGLAPGLKGANQTGRPFTGDYAGDLLYATLLKYGFATGKYLATPDDGLKLKKAMITNAVRCVPPQNKPIGEEIKTCRTFLRNRIDQLPKLKLMIVLGRIAHESVVATVGGKQKDFKFSHGGLHDLPTGHKMLDSYHCSRYNTNTGRLTTEMFEDVFETAKTFLTK